In one window of Brachyhypopomus gauderio isolate BG-103 chromosome 16, BGAUD_0.2, whole genome shotgun sequence DNA:
- the stard10 gene encoding START domain-containing protein 10, with the protein MSGEEVLIPDDRAFSNFKNECNSDEGWSLTYNKSGITVWIQILEEEKSLHKIKCRMVCKDVAAETMYDVLHDIEYRRKWDSNVIETFDIGKLTVNADIGYYSWKCPKPLKNRDVITLRSWLPIGNDYIIMNYSVKHSKYPPKKDLVRAVSIQTGYLIQSNGPSSCTLTYLAQVDPRGSLPKWVVNKSSQFLAPKAMKRIGKACLKYAEWKQKHGPGYKPWLYPEQSQLVTVPLSELSVQHADSLENIDESSLSEGKEERGEHSDDEAPH; encoded by the exons ATGTCCGGGGAAGAGGTGTTGATACCAGACGACAGAGCTTTCAGCAATTTCAAAAACGAATGCAATTCCGATGAAGGATGGAGCCTGACTTACAACAAGTCCGGAATTACAGTTTGGATACAGATTTTGGAAGAAGAGAAGTCTTTGCACAAGATTAAG tGCCGGATGGTATGCAAGGATGTTGCTGCCGAAACCATGTATGATGTACTCCATGACATCGAATACCGGCGAAAATGGGACTCGAATGTAATCGAGACATTCGACATTGGCAAACTGACAGTCAACGCGGACATTGGCTACTactcct GGAAGTGCCCAAAACCTTTGAAGAACCGTGATGTCATCACATTGCGCTCCTGGTTGCCAATAGGCAATGACTACATCATTATGAATTATTCTGTCAAACACTCT AAATACCCTCCAAAGAAGGACCTGGTGCGGGCGGTGTCCATCCAGACGGGCTATCTCATCCAGAGCAATGGTCCTTCCAGCTGTACCTTAACCTACCTAGCGCAAGTGGACCCTAGAG GTTCTTTACCCAAGTGGGTTGTGAATAAGTCTTCCCAGTTCCTGGCTCCTAAA GCGATGAAGCGGATCGGGAAGGCCTGTCTGAAGTATGCGGAGTGGAAGCAGAAACACGGGCCGGGCTACAAGCCCTGGCTGTACCCGGAGCAGAGTCAGCTGGTGACCGTCCCGCTCTCCGAGCTCTCCGTGCAGCACGCCGACTCACTGGAGAACATCGACGAGAGCTCGCTGAGCGAGGGCAAAGAAGAGCGTGGCGAGCACAGCGACGACGAGGCGCCCCActga